Proteins encoded by one window of Bacteroidota bacterium:
- the gldL gene encoding gliding motility protein GldL produces the protein MERVKPKFDFLNFVYGVGAAIVILGAMAKFMDWNYADEIFIIGLGTEVLVFLISSFRFTSKPNKYKWEKVFPGILDETEEDVQIYDQVGLNNEMVKRNSAYLETKLEQMEQNIDKLSDIFTQLTRSVEGMNTSIKKLEDANNGYELQMKELKRNLGSINEFYNDFNEVMVMRNKRVDSK, from the coding sequence ATGGAAAGAGTTAAGCCAAAGTTTGATTTTCTGAATTTTGTTTATGGCGTTGGAGCAGCCATTGTAATACTTGGCGCAATGGCCAAGTTTATGGATTGGAACTACGCCGATGAGATATTTATTATCGGGTTGGGAACCGAAGTATTGGTGTTTTTAATATCATCATTCAGGTTTACCAGCAAACCCAATAAATACAAATGGGAAAAGGTTTTTCCGGGCATCTTGGATGAAACCGAAGAAGATGTTCAGATATACGACCAAGTGGGATTGAATAACGAGATGGTGAAGCGCAACTCGGCTTATCTTGAAACGAAGTTGGAGCAGATGGAGCAAAACATCGACAAATTGAGCGACATATTCACCCAGTTAACGCGTTCAGTTGAAGGCATGAACACCAGCATAAAAAAACTGGAAGATGCCAACAACGGGTACGAACTGCAAATGAAAGAACTGAAACGCAACCTTGGCAGCATTAATGAGTTTTACAACGATTTTAATGAGGTAATGGTAATGCGCAATAAGAGGGTTGATAGTAAATAA
- the ftsY gene encoding signal recognition particle-docking protein FtsY — protein sequence MGIFSFFSKDKKQKLDEGLEKTKTGLFDKISKALVGRSTIGDDFLDDLEEILVSSDVGINTTLKIIDRIQKRVAKDKYVGTGELNTLLKEEMANLLPEGDNTTGELQIPAGKKPYIIMVVGVNGVGKTTTIGKLAFQFKKQGKKVLLGAGDTFRAAAVDQLTIWSKRVGVDIVDKGMNADPAAVAFETAKAAAEGGYDVAIIDTAGRLHNKVNLMNELSKIRRVVQKHIPDAPHEVLLVLDASTGQNAFEQARQFTAVTEVNALALTKLDGTAKGGVVIGISDEFSVPVKYIGVGEGMEDLQVFNKHEFIDSLFKS from the coding sequence ATGGGAATATTCAGTTTCTTCAGCAAGGACAAAAAACAAAAGCTGGATGAAGGTCTTGAGAAAACCAAAACCGGACTTTTTGACAAAATAAGCAAAGCCTTGGTGGGTAGGTCTACCATTGGCGATGACTTTTTGGACGACCTTGAAGAAATTTTGGTGAGTTCTGACGTGGGTATTAATACCACGCTCAAAATAATCGACCGCATACAAAAGCGCGTTGCCAAAGATAAATACGTAGGAACGGGTGAACTAAACACCCTGCTAAAAGAAGAAATGGCCAACCTGCTACCCGAAGGCGATAACACCACGGGCGAATTGCAGATACCCGCAGGCAAAAAACCATATATAATTATGGTGGTGGGTGTGAATGGTGTAGGCAAAACCACTACCATCGGAAAGTTGGCTTTTCAGTTTAAGAAACAAGGCAAGAAAGTTTTATTAGGGGCAGGCGACACCTTTAGGGCTGCCGCTGTAGACCAGCTTACCATTTGGAGCAAAAGGGTAGGTGTGGATATTGTAGATAAAGGTATGAATGCCGACCCTGCCGCCGTAGCTTTTGAAACTGCCAAAGCAGCTGCAGAAGGAGGTTATGACGTAGCTATTATTGATACCGCAGGCCGCTTGCACAACAAAGTGAATTTGATGAACGAGCTTTCAAAAATTCGCCGTGTGGTACAAAAACATATTCCTGATGCACCCCACGAGGTATTGTTGGTATTGGATGCAAGTACCGGCCAGAATGCGTTTGAACAAGCCCGCCAGTTTACTGCTGTTACCGAAGTAAATGCCCTTGCACTTACCAAATTGGATGGCACAGCCAAAGGCGGTGTTGTAATAGGTATCAGCGATGAGTTTTCGGTACCCGTTAAATACATCGGTGTAGGTGAAGGCATGGAAGACTTACAGGTATTTAACAAACACGAGTTTATCGATTCGTTGTTTAAGTCATAG
- the rimO gene encoding 30S ribosomal protein S12 methylthiotransferase RimO, which produces MRTKSHKQNKINIVTLGCSKNLVDSEVLYSQLKANQFEVEHESKKDDSNIIIVNTCGFIENAKQESIDTILRYVDEKEAGNIDKLYVTGCLSHRYKDDLEREIPQVDAYFGTLELPNILKTLGADYKHDLIGERLITTPQHYAYLKISEGCNRPCSFCAIPLMRGQHVSKPIEQLVTEAKNLVKAGTKELMLIAQDSTYYGLDLYGERKLADLLRNLSDVEGLEWIRLHYAFPSQFPLDALDVMAERDNICKYIDIPLQHATDNMLKIMRRGITRRRTEEVIDTIRQKVPGIAIRTTLLVGHPGETEAEFNQLTDFVQQMKFDRMGVFTYSHEENTHAHSLTDDIPQEVKDERAEELMAIQQEISLEKNKEKVGNTYKVLFDRVEGGYFVGRTEFDSPEVDNEVLVDKKANYARVGDFANVTINTAEEFDLYGTIVQ; this is translated from the coding sequence ATGCGCACTAAATCACACAAGCAAAACAAGATTAACATCGTAACACTGGGTTGTAGCAAAAACCTTGTGGATAGCGAAGTTTTATATAGCCAGCTAAAAGCCAATCAGTTTGAGGTTGAGCATGAATCGAAAAAAGACGACTCTAATATTATCATCGTAAACACTTGCGGTTTTATTGAAAACGCTAAGCAAGAAAGTATTGATACCATATTGCGATACGTTGATGAAAAAGAAGCCGGCAACATTGATAAATTGTACGTTACGGGTTGCCTTTCGCACCGTTACAAAGACGATTTGGAGCGCGAAATTCCTCAAGTAGATGCCTATTTCGGTACATTAGAACTGCCCAATATTCTTAAAACATTAGGGGCCGATTATAAACACGATTTAATTGGCGAACGCCTTATCACCACACCTCAGCACTACGCATATTTAAAAATATCAGAAGGGTGTAACCGTCCGTGCTCGTTTTGTGCCATACCGCTAATGCGCGGCCAGCACGTTTCAAAACCCATTGAGCAACTGGTTACTGAGGCTAAAAACCTTGTAAAGGCAGGCACCAAAGAGTTGATGCTGATTGCCCAAGACAGTACTTATTACGGACTTGATTTATACGGCGAGCGAAAATTGGCAGATTTATTGCGTAACCTAAGCGACGTTGAAGGATTGGAATGGATACGATTACACTATGCGTTTCCTTCGCAGTTTCCTTTAGACGCGCTGGATGTGATGGCCGAACGCGACAATATTTGCAAATACATAGATATCCCTTTGCAACACGCAACGGATAATATGTTGAAAATAATGCGTCGAGGCATTACCCGTCGCCGCACAGAAGAGGTGATAGACACCATCCGCCAAAAAGTACCCGGTATTGCTATCCGTACTACATTGTTGGTGGGGCATCCCGGAGAAACCGAAGCGGAGTTTAACCAGCTTACCGATTTTGTGCAGCAAATGAAGTTTGACCGTATGGGGGTATTTACCTACTCACACGAAGAGAACACCCATGCTCACAGCCTTACCGATGATATACCCCAAGAGGTAAAAGACGAAAGGGCAGAGGAGTTGATGGCCATCCAGCAAGAAATTTCATTAGAAAAGAACAAAGAAAAAGTAGGGAACACTTATAAAGTACTGTTTGACCGTGTGGAAGGCGGGTATTTTGTAGGTCGTACCGAGTTCGATTCTCCTGAAGTTGACAACGAAGTGTTGGTAGATAAAAAAGCAAACTATGCCCGTGTGGGTGATTTTGCCAATGTTACCATTAACACTGCCGAAGAATTTGATTTGTACGGTACTATCGTACAATAA
- a CDS encoding DUF1343 domain-containing protein, producing the protein MYKYYTLLILVLTVVKLNAQVSVGAEQTAEYLPLLKGKNVAVVVNPTSHIKQRHLVDSLLALGVKIKTIFAPEHGFRGDQEAGAYIKSGIDSATKLPVISLYGSKKKPSAADLKDVQYIIFDIQDVGARFYTYISTLHYIMESCAENKLPLLVFDRPNPNGHYVDGPVLDTNFKSFVGMHPVPVVHGMTVGEYAKMINGEKWLPKGAQCQLTVIKCKNYTHQVMYKLPIKPSPNLPTIESVYLYPSLCFFEGTDVSVGRGTNKPFESVGKPGFTKGSYEFTPVRIPGVAETPPYMGQKCTGILLTEFGKSFMPLHNGLYLSWLVDFYKESADKEKFFNDFFDKLAGTDQLRKQVIAGKTADEIVESWQPALETYKSVRKKYLLYE; encoded by the coding sequence ATGTATAAATATTATACCCTGTTAATTTTAGTACTAACGGTAGTAAAACTAAACGCCCAAGTAAGCGTAGGTGCTGAGCAAACCGCCGAGTATTTGCCGCTGCTAAAAGGTAAAAATGTGGCTGTTGTGGTAAACCCAACTTCACACATCAAACAACGCCATTTGGTGGATAGCCTGTTGGCTTTAGGGGTGAAGATAAAAACCATTTTTGCTCCTGAACACGGCTTTAGGGGCGACCAAGAGGCCGGAGCGTACATTAAGAGCGGAATAGACAGTGCCACCAAATTACCTGTTATATCACTGTATGGAAGTAAGAAGAAACCTTCTGCTGCCGATTTAAAAGACGTGCAATACATAATATTTGACATACAAGATGTAGGAGCGAGGTTCTATACCTACATTTCTACGTTGCACTACATTATGGAGTCGTGTGCAGAAAACAAGCTGCCGCTGTTGGTGTTCGACCGTCCTAACCCTAACGGGCATTATGTTGATGGCCCTGTGTTGGACACCAATTTTAAAAGCTTTGTAGGAATGCACCCCGTGCCCGTTGTACACGGTATGACGGTGGGCGAATATGCTAAGATGATAAACGGCGAAAAGTGGCTGCCCAAGGGCGCACAATGCCAACTAACCGTTATTAAATGTAAAAACTACACTCATCAGGTGATGTATAAACTGCCGATAAAACCATCGCCTAACTTGCCCACCATAGAGTCGGTGTATTTATACCCCTCGTTGTGCTTTTTTGAAGGTACCGATGTAAGCGTAGGCAGGGGCACCAACAAACCGTTTGAATCTGTGGGGAAACCCGGTTTCACAAAAGGCAGTTATGAGTTTACCCCCGTACGCATACCCGGTGTGGCTGAGACCCCCCCCTATATGGGGCAAAAATGTACAGGCATATTGCTTACTGAGTTTGGTAAATCGTTTATGCCGCTGCACAACGGGCTGTATTTATCGTGGTTGGTTGATTTTTATAAAGAGTCTGCCGACAAAGAGAAATTTTTTAATGACTTTTTTGATAAGCTTGCCGGTACCGACCAATTGCGAAAGCAAGTAATAGCGGGCAAAACCGCCGATGAAATAGTGGAAAGTTGGCAGCCTGCACTAGAGACGTATAAAAGCGTCCGCAAAAAATACTTGTTGTATGAATAG
- a CDS encoding PorT family protein, producing MRNQIITFFLLLISFSTFAQKRKLSVELFSNYSVYNFSTSLPPLPSRDLKGRLGGEAEVRYYYTPKEKYAYYIGIGFTKYNYTSGKYDVHYSDQIVPKNGYELPSYKGRLPIAVKRNYSYNYISIPIGVQYAVNKRLSVSAGVKVLRMLSGYGYSKYYYATQWNPKNNFNKKTFDNEGYAKWLVNAHVEAGYILPVLKYNITWKAAFDYALTDYIDKQYPALNLYPYTFSVGASLPLCVSKQ from the coding sequence ATGCGTAATCAAATAATTACCTTCTTTTTGTTGCTGATTTCATTTTCCACCTTTGCCCAAAAAAGGAAGTTGAGCGTGGAGTTGTTTTCTAATTATTCAGTGTACAATTTTTCTACGTCATTGCCCCCGTTACCCTCTCGTGATTTAAAAGGCAGGTTGGGCGGCGAAGCAGAAGTTCGGTATTACTATACCCCCAAAGAAAAGTATGCCTACTATATAGGGATAGGGTTTACTAAGTACAATTACACATCGGGTAAATACGATGTACATTACTCCGATCAAATTGTTCCCAAGAATGGATATGAATTACCTTCCTATAAAGGTCGTTTACCTATAGCCGTAAAACGTAATTACTCCTATAACTACATTAGTATTCCCATCGGGGTGCAATACGCGGTAAATAAGCGGTTATCAGTTTCGGCGGGTGTTAAAGTGTTGAGAATGTTGAGCGGTTATGGTTATTCTAAATATTATTACGCAACGCAGTGGAACCCCAAAAACAACTTCAATAAAAAAACATTTGATAACGAAGGTTATGCCAAGTGGTTGGTAAATGCTCATGTAGAGGCAGGTTACATACTTCCTGTACTCAAATACAACATAACATGGAAAGCGGCGTTTGATTATGCGCTGACGGATTACATTGATAAACAATACCCTGCTTTAAACCTATATCCCTATACATTCAGTGTCGGTGCTTCTTTGCCATTGTGCGTTTCTAAACAGTAA
- a CDS encoding DUF4295 domain-containing protein → MAKKVVATLKTGEGKQWAKVIKTVRSPKTGSYTFKEEIIPSDQVKTYFK, encoded by the coding sequence ATGGCTAAGAAGGTTGTTGCTACGCTGAAAACAGGAGAAGGTAAACAATGGGCAAAAGTTATTAAAACTGTTCGCTCACCTAAAACCGGCTCTTATACCTTTAAAGAAGAGATTATCCCTTCTGATCAGGTAAAAACTTACTTTAAATAA
- the bshC gene encoding bacillithiol biosynthesis cysteine-adding enzyme BshC — protein MQYIAAHEEKLGQYYPKAVFDYLQNAAELKPFYETYPNLEGYGEIIKNRRFSFENRKVLHKVLTTQYGDLLQQPNGAAVQKNIDALLDDNTFTITTGQQIHIYLGPLYVAYKILTTIARCCWLEENFKGHKFVPVFWMATEDHDFEEISHLNLYNREFKWPQTEGFAGAVGRLSPATINNLEADIAALVQNDEEAKKLLAMFTDAYAKYPTLADATRAVTHQLFGHTGLVVIDADDKELKQQFIPYIKDDIFKGQNVGVVSKTSEQLGQNYKTQIHPRDINFFYLTDNSRTRIVKEENTFKVLDSDVVFDEAVLRNEIVTNPEKFSPNVIMRPLYQEVILPNLAYVGGPAEVNYWFQLKEMFGINGVQFPILELRKSLIVLNEKTVEKIASIGFAPVDFMSDEKELEAAFLADNTVESLDLSAHYKTIATELETIKSAALGMDANLKPFIEGEFKRITETFEKLDNKLEKVSKRSVEGQLKVIETVKTKFFKPGALSERVDTILSVPQLSDEKVIGNLIKTFNHENKPLIILLPPLV, from the coding sequence ATGCAATACATAGCCGCCCACGAAGAAAAACTGGGCCAATACTACCCTAAAGCTGTTTTTGATTATTTACAAAACGCAGCCGAACTAAAACCTTTTTATGAAACTTATCCCAACCTTGAGGGGTATGGTGAAATAATAAAAAACCGCAGGTTTTCATTTGAAAACCGAAAGGTGTTGCATAAGGTACTTACTACCCAATACGGTGATTTATTGCAACAGCCCAACGGAGCGGCAGTGCAAAAGAACATAGATGCCCTGCTTGACGATAATACATTTACAATAACCACAGGGCAGCAGATACACATTTACTTAGGCCCGCTTTACGTAGCGTACAAGATACTTACTACCATTGCCCGATGTTGTTGGCTGGAAGAGAATTTTAAAGGCCACAAATTTGTGCCCGTATTTTGGATGGCTACTGAAGACCATGATTTTGAAGAGATAAGCCACCTAAATTTATACAACAGGGAGTTTAAATGGCCGCAAACCGAAGGATTTGCAGGCGCAGTTGGCAGATTATCACCTGCAACTATTAACAACCTTGAAGCTGATATTGCAGCATTGGTACAAAACGATGAAGAAGCTAAAAAGCTGCTGGCAATGTTTACCGATGCGTATGCAAAATACCCTACACTTGCCGATGCAACCCGCGCAGTAACGCACCAATTATTCGGTCACACAGGTTTGGTGGTGATTGATGCCGATGATAAAGAGCTTAAGCAACAATTCATTCCTTACATAAAAGACGATATTTTTAAAGGTCAAAACGTGGGGGTAGTTAGCAAAACCAGCGAACAACTGGGACAGAACTACAAAACACAAATACATCCCCGCGATATAAATTTCTTTTACCTTACCGATAACAGCCGTACACGCATAGTGAAAGAAGAGAATACCTTTAAGGTATTAGACAGTGATGTTGTATTTGATGAAGCGGTATTGAGGAATGAAATTGTCACTAATCCCGAAAAATTCAGCCCCAACGTTATCATGCGACCTCTGTATCAGGAGGTGATTCTTCCCAACTTGGCGTATGTAGGCGGGCCAGCCGAAGTAAATTATTGGTTTCAGTTGAAAGAAATGTTCGGGATTAACGGGGTGCAATTTCCCATTTTAGAACTTCGCAAGTCGTTGATAGTGTTAAATGAGAAGACTGTGGAAAAAATTGCCTCCATCGGTTTTGCTCCCGTTGATTTCATGTCGGACGAAAAGGAATTGGAAGCCGCATTTTTAGCCGACAATACAGTTGAAAGTCTTGACTTGTCAGCACATTACAAAACAATTGCAACTGAATTAGAAACTATTAAAAGTGCCGCTTTGGGCATGGATGCTAACCTGAAACCTTTTATCGAAGGTGAATTTAAACGTATTACCGAAACGTTTGAAAAGCTGGATAATAAACTTGAAAAAGTGAGCAAACGCTCGGTAGAAGGGCAGTTGAAAGTAATAGAAACTGTTAAAACTAAATTTTTTAAACCCGGCGCGTTGTCAGAGCGCGTCGATACTATACTTTCTGTTCCTCAATTAAGTGATGAAAAGGTTATCGGAAACCTGATAAAAACCTTTAATCACGAAAATAAACCACTCATCATACTTTTGCCACCACTGGTATAA
- the rpmB gene encoding 50S ribosomal protein L28, with amino-acid sequence MARVCDLTGKRTLVGHNVSHSNKKTIKRFRPNLQVKKFYIPEEDEWITLKVSTSAMRTISKNGITACLNKYMKTGKI; translated from the coding sequence ATGGCACGCGTTTGTGATTTAACTGGCAAAAGAACCCTTGTAGGACACAATGTTTCTCACTCAAACAAAAAGACTATCAAGAGGTTTAGGCCCAACTTGCAGGTAAAGAAATTTTATATCCCCGAAGAGGATGAGTGGATTACTTTGAAAGTATCTACCTCAGCCATGCGTACAATTAGCAAAAACGGGATTACTGCCTGCCTTAACAAGTACATGAAAACTGGTAAGATTTAA
- the rpmG gene encoding 50S ribosomal protein L33 has protein sequence MAKRGNRIQVIMECTEHKESGMPGTSRYITTKNKKNTTERLELKKFNPILKKYTVHKEIK, from the coding sequence ATGGCAAAAAGAGGTAACCGCATACAAGTAATAATGGAGTGTACCGAGCACAAAGAGAGCGGTATGCCCGGCACTTCTAGGTATATTACTACCAAGAACAAGAAAAACACTACTGAAAGGTTGGAGTTGAAAAAATTCAATCCTATCCTTAAGAAGTACACCGTACATAAAGAAATTAAGTAA
- a CDS encoding TonB-dependent receptor plug domain-containing protein: MSASVTAAIPAFAVKLLGKHHQTLLVIVIFVLFQHFVCKVSTFGLVLSLIYTVMQKLFSLRPFFAMKKSVALIILIFSAVLAFSQKGEIRGVVFDKTTGEPLIGVSVVLKEPLQGAATDINGFFTINKVAPGTYTLVATYTGYDTIVMKVTSNNDVLSRTLYLNESVLNVEEVVVTAEQQEKTTKTNVATTKLTQKNLQQLVTVGGEPDLVQSLQILPGVVTTGDQGGQLFIRGGSPVMNKIMLDGMTIYNPFHSIGMFSVFDADIIRNADVYSAGFGAQYGGRVSAIVDVTTREGSKNRFAGKVAANPFTSKLLFEGPLKKFKEGGGSSSFIISYKNSYLNKSSQIFYPHIDKDRLPYSFSDLYGKFSINARNGSKFEVFGFDFNDKVDFKSSTKYNWKSRGFGTRFVAIPDATKTVVDGFLSFSNYSMEQQEQDNLPRKSGINGFNVGLNFTYLMGLSDIKYGLELNGFATDFSTYNAAGRKLEQLDNNTEIAFFIRHRIVKKRWVIEPGFRLQYYASLAEQSPEPRLSAKYNITSRLRISSAAGMYSQNLMAATSDRDVVNLFYGFLASPDNLPSSFNGKSVNTRLQKSRHIVLGVEYDLNKKWELMVEGYVKQFNQITNVNRDKLFDDSPEFYDRPEYQRKDYVVESGNASGVDVRLKYEYKNLYLWMVYSLTYVSRNDGIRTYFPNFDRRHNINFVGSYAFGKNGSWELNTRWSFGSGFPFTLTQGFYEQLPLQGGIGQDYTSSNGDLGILYGDINTGRLPTFHRLDLSLKKKVKLGKYSELNMIASCINVYDRENIFYFDRVNYIRVNQLPILPSLGFNISF; this comes from the coding sequence ATGTCGGCATCCGTTACCGCAGCAATACCCGCGTTTGCGGTGAAACTTCTCGGTAAGCACCATCAAACCCTTCTCGTAATAGTAATCTTCGTTCTCTTTCAACATTTTGTTTGCAAGGTATCAACCTTTGGGTTGGTTTTATCGTTAATATACACCGTAATGCAAAAATTGTTTAGCTTGCGCCCGTTTTTTGCCATGAAGAAATCCGTAGCGCTCATTATCCTTATATTTTCAGCTGTTTTAGCCTTTAGTCAAAAAGGCGAGATACGCGGGGTTGTATTTGATAAAACCACAGGAGAACCTTTGATAGGGGTGAGTGTGGTGCTAAAAGAACCTTTGCAAGGTGCTGCAACTGATATTAACGGTTTTTTTACCATTAATAAAGTTGCCCCCGGTACTTATACGCTAGTAGCAACTTATACAGGCTACGATACCATTGTGATGAAGGTTACCAGCAACAATGATGTATTGAGCAGAACACTGTATTTAAACGAATCGGTGTTGAATGTTGAAGAAGTTGTAGTAACTGCCGAGCAGCAGGAAAAGACCACTAAAACCAATGTGGCTACTACAAAGCTTACCCAAAAGAATTTACAACAATTAGTTACTGTAGGTGGAGAACCTGATTTGGTGCAAAGCCTGCAAATATTACCGGGTGTTGTTACTACGGGCGACCAAGGCGGACAATTGTTTATACGTGGAGGTTCGCCGGTAATGAACAAAATAATGTTGGACGGGATGACTATTTACAACCCTTTCCACTCTATCGGTATGTTTTCGGTATTTGATGCCGATATTATCCGTAATGCCGATGTGTATTCGGCAGGTTTCGGAGCCCAATACGGCGGTCGTGTATCAGCGATAGTAGATGTAACCACCCGTGAAGGTAGCAAAAACCGTTTTGCGGGCAAAGTGGCCGCTAACCCCTTCACTTCAAAATTATTGTTTGAAGGACCTTTGAAAAAGTTTAAAGAGGGCGGCGGCAGTTCATCGTTCATCATATCGTATAAAAACTCATACTTAAACAAGAGCTCACAGATTTTTTACCCCCATATTGATAAAGACCGTTTGCCTTACAGCTTCTCTGATTTGTACGGTAAATTCTCTATTAACGCCCGTAACGGTAGCAAGTTCGAGGTGTTTGGGTTTGATTTTAATGATAAAGTAGATTTTAAAAGCAGTACCAAATACAATTGGAAATCAAGAGGTTTCGGTACCCGTTTTGTTGCCATCCCTGATGCTACAAAAACAGTAGTGGATGGTTTCTTGTCGTTCTCTAATTATAGCATGGAGCAGCAAGAACAAGACAACCTACCCCGCAAAAGCGGTATCAACGGGTTTAATGTGGGCTTGAACTTTACCTACTTAATGGGTTTGAGCGATATTAAATACGGGTTGGAGCTGAATGGTTTTGCTACTGATTTTTCTACGTATAACGCAGCAGGCCGTAAACTGGAGCAGTTGGATAACAACACCGAGATTGCCTTTTTTATACGCCACCGCATTGTGAAAAAGCGTTGGGTAATTGAACCCGGTTTCCGTTTGCAATACTACGCATCGTTGGCTGAACAATCGCCTGAGCCTCGTTTAAGTGCAAAGTATAACATTACTTCACGTTTAAGGATAAGTTCAGCAGCGGGTATGTACTCACAAAACCTGATGGCTGCCACCAGCGACCGTGATGTGGTGAATTTGTTTTACGGCTTTTTGGCTAGCCCTGATAATCTTCCTTCTTCATTCAACGGCAAAAGCGTAAACACCCGCCTGCAAAAATCACGTCACATCGTGTTGGGGGTTGAATACGATTTGAATAAAAAATGGGAATTGATGGTTGAAGGGTATGTGAAACAATTTAACCAAATAACCAACGTAAACAGGGATAAGCTGTTTGACGATAGCCCCGAATTTTATGACCGCCCTGAATACCAACGTAAAGATTATGTAGTTGAATCGGGCAATGCAAGTGGGGTGGATGTACGCCTTAAATACGAGTACAAAAACCTGTATTTGTGGATGGTGTACTCACTTACCTACGTTAGCCGTAACGATGGTATCCGTACCTATTTTCCCAATTTCGACCGCAGGCACAATATCAACTTTGTAGGTTCTTATGCGTTTGGTAAAAACGGCAGTTGGGAACTTAACACCCGTTGGTCGTTTGGCTCAGGATTTCCTTTTACACTTACTCAAGGCTTTTACGAGCAATTGCCACTACAAGGCGGCATAGGCCAAGACTATACCTCTTCTAACGGTGATTTAGGCATTTTGTACGGCGATATAAACACCGGACGTTTGCCAACATTCCACCGCTTAGACTTATCATTAAAGAAAAAAGTGAAATTGGGTAAATACAGCGAGTTGAATATGATAGCAAGCTGTATAAACGTTTACGACAGGGAGAATATTTTTTACTTCGACCGTGTGAATTACATCCGCGTGAACCAGTTGCCCATATTACCCAGCTTAGGCTTTAACATTAGTTTCTAG